The following are encoded together in the Mumia sp. Pv4-285 genome:
- a CDS encoding 3-oxoacyl-ACP reductase, with amino-acid sequence MTQRLAGRVAVVTGGASGIGLAAARRMAAEGASIVVGDVDQESGKGAAESVGGLFVPVDVAVEAQVDALFDAAAEAYGSVDVAFNNAGISPPEDDLIEVTGIEAWQRVQDVNLTSVYFSCRAALRHMVPAGRGSIINTASFVAVMGSATSQISYTASKGGVLAMSRELGVQYARQGIRVNALCPGPVNTPLLQELFAKDPERAARRLVHVPVGRFGEPEEMAAAVAFLASDDASFITGSSFLVDGGISSAYVTPL; translated from the coding sequence CTGACCCAGCGGCTCGCCGGTCGCGTCGCCGTCGTCACCGGAGGGGCCAGCGGCATCGGCCTCGCCGCCGCACGCCGGATGGCGGCCGAGGGCGCGTCGATCGTCGTCGGCGACGTCGACCAGGAGTCCGGCAAGGGAGCCGCCGAGTCCGTCGGTGGGCTGTTCGTGCCCGTCGACGTCGCCGTCGAGGCGCAGGTCGATGCGCTGTTCGACGCCGCTGCGGAGGCGTACGGGTCGGTCGACGTCGCCTTCAACAACGCCGGCATCTCGCCGCCGGAGGACGACCTGATCGAGGTGACCGGCATCGAGGCGTGGCAGCGCGTGCAGGACGTCAACCTCACGTCGGTCTACTTCTCCTGCCGCGCCGCACTGCGCCACATGGTGCCCGCGGGGCGCGGCTCGATCATCAACACGGCGTCGTTCGTGGCCGTCATGGGGTCGGCGACGTCGCAGATCTCCTACACGGCGTCCAAGGGCGGGGTGCTCGCCATGTCGCGCGAGCTCGGCGTCCAGTACGCCCGCCAGGGCATCCGCGTCAACGCTCTGTGCCCGGGGCCGGTGAACACCCCCCTGCTCCAAGAGCTGTTCGCGAAGGACCCCGAGCGTGCCGCGAGGCGCCTGGTCCACGTGCCGGTCGGCCGGTTCGGCGAGCCGGAGGAGATGGCCGCCGCCGTCGCCTTCCTCGCCAGCGACGACGCGTCGTTCATCACCGGCTCGTCGTTCCTGGTCGACGGCGGCATCAGCTCGGCGTACGTCACGCCGCTGTAG
- a CDS encoding ABC transporter ATP-binding protein → MIAIEGVTFTYDGVAEPVLRDVDLHVEEGELVVVTGPTGAGKSSLLGLVNGLVPHFTGGHLDGTVTVAGLRTQDHPPRELAATVGWVGQDPLAGFVTDTVEEELAYGMEQLGVDPQAMRRRVEETLDLLGIADLRARSLRSLSGGQQQRVAIGSVLTMNPPVLVLDEPTSALDPTSAEDVLATLARLVHDLGTTVVLAEHRLERVVPFADVLVYVGTDGTVAAGGPASMLATSPVAPPIVSLGRLAGWEPLPLTVREARRASKTLRKSLEPSRPRFGTLEKESGSQNLVEGPKSGTGQDVLLTARDVEVRYGPLYAVRGVDLDLRAGTVTALMGRNGSGKSTLMWALQGSGPRHGGDVRVGGDDPGDLSRKEARARIGLVPQTASDLLYLETVAVECAAADAEAGAEPGTCRALLARLAGTIDPVMNPRDLSEGQKLALVLAVQLTAAPKVVLLDEPTRGLDYTAKSELAAMLHDLARHGSAVLVATHDVEFVAEVADCAVVMAQGEVIAAGDVHHVLAASPAFAPQVAKVLGPEWLTVRDVRLALERAEEGEA, encoded by the coding sequence GTGATCGCGATCGAGGGCGTGACGTTCACCTACGACGGGGTGGCGGAGCCGGTGCTGCGCGACGTCGACCTGCACGTCGAGGAGGGTGAGCTCGTCGTCGTCACCGGCCCGACCGGCGCCGGCAAGTCGAGCCTGCTCGGCCTCGTGAACGGCCTCGTCCCGCACTTCACCGGCGGCCACCTCGACGGCACGGTGACGGTCGCCGGGCTGCGGACGCAGGACCACCCGCCGCGCGAGCTGGCGGCCACGGTCGGCTGGGTGGGCCAGGACCCGCTCGCCGGGTTCGTGACGGACACGGTCGAGGAGGAGCTCGCGTACGGGATGGAGCAGCTGGGCGTCGACCCGCAGGCGATGCGGCGACGGGTCGAGGAGACGCTCGACCTGCTCGGCATCGCCGACCTGCGGGCGCGGTCGTTGCGCTCGCTGTCGGGCGGGCAGCAGCAGCGGGTCGCGATCGGCTCGGTGCTCACGATGAACCCGCCGGTCCTCGTGCTCGACGAGCCGACGTCCGCGCTCGACCCGACGTCGGCGGAGGACGTGCTCGCGACGCTGGCGCGGCTCGTCCACGACCTCGGGACCACGGTCGTCCTCGCGGAGCACCGGCTGGAGCGCGTGGTGCCGTTCGCGGACGTGCTCGTCTACGTCGGGACGGACGGCACCGTCGCTGCCGGAGGGCCGGCGAGCATGCTGGCGACGAGCCCGGTCGCCCCGCCGATCGTGAGCCTCGGCCGGCTCGCCGGGTGGGAGCCGCTGCCGCTGACCGTCCGCGAGGCCCGCCGCGCGTCGAAGACCTTGCGCAAGTCCCTGGAGCCGTCCCGTCCGCGATTTGGGACCTTGGAGAAGGAATCCGGGTCACAGAACCTTGTCGAAGGTCCCAAATCGGGGACGGGGCAGGACGTGCTGCTGACCGCGCGCGACGTCGAGGTGCGGTACGGCCCCCTGTACGCCGTGCGTGGGGTCGACCTCGATCTCCGCGCCGGCACCGTCACGGCGTTGATGGGGCGGAACGGTTCCGGCAAGTCGACGCTGATGTGGGCCCTGCAGGGATCCGGTCCGCGGCACGGCGGCGACGTCCGGGTCGGCGGTGACGATCCGGGAGACCTTTCCCGCAAGGAGGCCCGCGCGAGGATCGGGCTCGTACCCCAGACCGCCAGCGACCTGCTCTACCTCGAGACCGTCGCGGTCGAGTGCGCCGCCGCCGACGCGGAGGCCGGCGCCGAGCCCGGCACGTGCCGCGCGCTCCTCGCCCGTCTCGCCGGCACCATCGATCCGGTCATGAACCCGCGAGACCTGTCCGAGGGGCAGAAGCTCGCCCTCGTCCTCGCGGTCCAGCTGACCGCCGCGCCGAAGGTCGTCCTGCTCGACGAACCGACGCGCGGTCTCGACTACACCGCCAAGTCCGAGCTCGCCGCGATGCTGCACGACCTCGCCCGCCACGGGAGCGCCGTCCTCGTCGCGACCCACGACGTCGAGTTCGTGGCGGAGGTCGCCGACTGCGCCGTCGTGATGGCGCAGGGCGAGGTCATCGCCGCCGGCGACGTGCACCACGTCCTGGCCGCCTCACCCGCCTTCGCCCCGCAGGTCGCCAAGGTGCTCGGCCCGGAGTGGCTCACGGTCCGCGACGTACGCCTCGCGCTGGAGCGCGCCGAGGAGGGGGAGGCGTGA
- a CDS encoding NAD(P)-dependent oxidoreductase → MEDTSRAPVTVIGLGLMGQALAEAFLAAGHPTTVWNRTASKVDRLVAKGARRAPSEGHALRASPLTIVCVTDYRAVRSILGAGERALDGATLVNVTSGSSDQARETAHWAQQRGARYLDGAIMAVPPAIGTPEAVILQAGRAEDLQAHEPTLRALGTITHLGTDHGLAALYDAAGLAMMWSVLNAWLQGTALLRTVGVDAATYAPFAQQVAAEVAGWLPGYAEQVDADRFPAEVSALETDVRAMEHLIEESEAAGVSTQLPRMIKAMADRAIAAGHGGEQYPVMIEEFSTPSSTGGGLSSRTHAAAPPTPRDAPPSPPQRDRDRR, encoded by the coding sequence ATGGAAGACACGAGCAGAGCACCAGTGACAGTCATCGGACTCGGGCTGATGGGCCAGGCGCTCGCGGAGGCGTTCCTGGCTGCGGGCCATCCGACGACCGTGTGGAACCGCACCGCCTCGAAGGTCGACCGCCTGGTGGCCAAGGGCGCACGACGAGCACCCTCGGAGGGGCACGCTCTCAGGGCAAGCCCACTGACGATCGTCTGCGTGACGGACTACCGGGCCGTCCGCAGCATCCTCGGAGCCGGTGAACGCGCGCTGGACGGAGCGACGCTCGTCAATGTCACGTCCGGCAGCTCGGACCAGGCGCGGGAGACCGCGCACTGGGCACAGCAGCGCGGCGCGCGCTACCTCGACGGCGCCATCATGGCGGTACCGCCGGCCATCGGCACGCCCGAGGCGGTGATCCTCCAGGCCGGGCGGGCCGAGGACCTCCAGGCCCACGAACCGACGTTGCGGGCGCTCGGCACCATCACCCACCTCGGCACGGACCACGGTCTCGCGGCGCTGTACGACGCCGCCGGCCTGGCGATGATGTGGAGCGTGCTCAACGCGTGGCTGCAGGGGACGGCTCTGCTCCGGACGGTGGGTGTCGACGCCGCGACGTACGCGCCCTTCGCGCAGCAGGTCGCGGCCGAGGTGGCCGGGTGGCTACCGGGCTATGCCGAGCAGGTCGACGCCGACCGCTTCCCAGCCGAGGTGTCGGCACTCGAGACCGACGTCCGGGCGATGGAGCACCTGATCGAGGAGAGCGAGGCCGCCGGCGTCAGCACCCAGCTGCCCAGGATGATCAAGGCGATGGCCGACCGAGCGATCGCCGCGGGGCACGGCGGCGAGCAGTATCCCGTGATGATCGAGGAGTTCAGCACACCCTCGTCGACCGGCGGCGGCCTCAGCTCAAGAACCCACGCAGCAGCGCCGCCGACCCCGCGAGATGCTCCTCCATCGCCGCCGCAGCGCGATCGGGATCGCCGGTGA
- a CDS encoding ECF transporter S component, which produces MSTPRTAIALRPRSAAVLVVASVAGLAMFGWPLLFEPASGQQDAQAPIYFVLLLPLLLLVVLAELSEGGMDAKALAMLGVLSAIQCGLRALSAGTAGLDLVFFLLILGGRVFGAGFGFLLGCTSLFASALLTAGVGPWLPFQMMCAAWLGLGAGLLPKRVTGKKEIAMLAAYGVFAAYFYGALLNLWFWPFLAGIDPSGDQGLAFVPGASLAENLQRFFWFILLTSLGWDTGRAITNAVAIIVLGPAVLLTLRRAARKASFGRAATFGV; this is translated from the coding sequence GTGAGCACCCCTCGTACGGCGATCGCGCTGCGGCCACGCTCGGCGGCGGTGCTGGTGGTCGCGTCCGTCGCCGGACTGGCGATGTTCGGGTGGCCCCTGCTGTTCGAGCCGGCGTCCGGACAGCAGGACGCGCAGGCACCGATCTACTTCGTCCTGCTCCTCCCGCTCCTGCTCCTCGTCGTCCTCGCCGAGCTGTCGGAGGGCGGGATGGATGCGAAGGCGCTCGCGATGCTCGGCGTGCTGTCGGCGATCCAGTGCGGGCTGCGTGCCCTCAGTGCGGGTACGGCCGGGCTCGACCTCGTCTTCTTCCTGCTGATCCTGGGTGGGCGGGTCTTCGGTGCAGGCTTCGGCTTCCTGCTCGGGTGCACGTCGTTGTTCGCGTCGGCACTCCTGACCGCCGGCGTCGGGCCGTGGCTCCCGTTCCAGATGATGTGCGCTGCGTGGCTCGGACTGGGCGCTGGTCTGCTCCCGAAGCGGGTCACCGGGAAGAAGGAGATCGCGATGCTCGCGGCGTACGGGGTCTTCGCGGCCTACTTCTACGGTGCTCTGCTCAACCTCTGGTTCTGGCCGTTCCTCGCGGGCATCGACCCGAGCGGCGACCAGGGTCTCGCGTTCGTGCCGGGCGCGTCGCTGGCAGAGAACCTGCAACGGTTCTTCTGGTTCATCCTCCTGACCTCGCTCGGGTGGGACACCGGGCGCGCGATCACCAACGCCGTCGCGATCATCGTGCTCGGGCCGGCGGTGCTCCTCACGCTGCGGCGGGCAGCGCGCAAGGCGTCGTTCGGTCGGGCGGCCACGTTCGGCGTCTAA
- a CDS encoding MerR family transcriptional regulator, translated as MLIGELSRRTGVNTHQLRYYEAQGLLEADRGVNGYREFGANAVLRVRQIRHLLGAGLSSDDIAYLLPCATGEAPELVGCPELLSAMRSRLERLDGEITRLGRSREALLDYIETAERTG; from the coding sequence GTGCTGATCGGAGAGCTCAGCCGTCGGACGGGGGTCAACACCCACCAGCTGCGGTACTACGAGGCACAGGGCCTGCTCGAAGCCGATCGTGGCGTGAACGGCTATCGCGAGTTCGGGGCGAACGCGGTGCTACGGGTGAGGCAGATCCGTCATCTGCTCGGTGCCGGCCTCTCGTCCGACGACATCGCGTACCTGTTGCCCTGCGCGACCGGGGAGGCGCCCGAGCTGGTCGGTTGTCCCGAGCTGCTCAGTGCCATGCGGTCGCGGCTCGAGCGGCTGGACGGCGAGATCACACGGCTCGGCCGGTCCCGCGAGGCCCTGCTCGACTACATCGAGACGGCCGAGCGGACAGGTTAG
- a CDS encoding pyridoxamine 5'-phosphate oxidase family protein, with protein sequence MNAFGHDIAPDVDATDPFELLTHWLDRPTGSAPLLMTLATVGDDGAPAARTVMLNGFDGRRLSFHSDARSEKVDQLATDPRAAIVLAWPED encoded by the coding sequence GTGAACGCCTTCGGACATGACATCGCACCGGACGTCGATGCGACCGATCCCTTCGAGCTCCTCACGCACTGGCTCGACCGCCCGACCGGAAGCGCTCCGCTGCTGATGACCCTGGCGACCGTCGGCGACGACGGCGCTCCCGCAGCGCGCACCGTGATGCTCAACGGGTTCGACGGACGTCGGCTCTCGTTCCACTCCGACGCTCGCTCGGAGAAGGTCGACCAGCTCGCGACCGACCCTCGCGCGGCGATCGTGCTGGCGTGGCCGGAGGACTAA
- a CDS encoding gamma-glutamyl-gamma-aminobutyrate hydrolase family protein → MNDSDRPPVIGLTTYLERSATGVWDVPASFLPRIYIDGITGAGGVAVLLPPQPPSGAAYALDGLDGLVLTGGRDVDPASYGHEPHPSTDEPRPDRDGWERALLDGALDRDLPVLGICRGMQVLNVALGGTLHQHLPDVVGHPRHQLGDAVFSTTTARMVPGTRTAAIVGEAVDGQCYHHQGLDRLGEGLVVSGRADDGTVEAVELPAAAFVVAVQWHPEETLDDLRLFAALVAAATDRSELRV, encoded by the coding sequence TTGAACGACTCTGACCGGCCGCCCGTCATCGGCCTGACGACCTATCTCGAGCGGTCCGCCACCGGAGTGTGGGACGTGCCGGCCTCGTTCCTGCCGCGCATCTACATCGACGGGATCACCGGCGCCGGCGGCGTGGCGGTCCTGCTTCCGCCGCAGCCGCCGAGCGGTGCGGCGTACGCGCTCGACGGCCTCGACGGTCTCGTCCTCACCGGCGGACGCGACGTGGACCCTGCCTCGTACGGCCACGAGCCGCACCCGAGCACCGACGAGCCGCGCCCGGACCGCGACGGGTGGGAGCGGGCGCTGCTCGACGGAGCGCTCGACCGGGATCTGCCGGTGCTCGGCATCTGCCGCGGCATGCAGGTCCTCAACGTCGCGCTCGGCGGGACCCTGCACCAGCACCTCCCCGACGTCGTCGGCCATCCCCGCCACCAGCTCGGTGACGCGGTGTTCTCGACGACCACCGCCCGCATGGTCCCCGGCACCCGGACCGCGGCGATCGTCGGCGAGGCGGTGGACGGCCAGTGCTACCACCACCAGGGCCTCGATCGGCTCGGCGAGGGACTCGTCGTCAGCGGACGGGCCGACGACGGCACGGTCGAGGCCGTCGAGCTGCCTGCGGCGGCGTTCGTCGTCGCGGTGCAGTGGCACCCCGAGGAGACCCTCGACGACCTCCGCCTGTTCGCTGCGCTGGTCGCAGCGGCGACCGACCGCTCGGAGCTGCGGGTATGA
- a CDS encoding alpha/beta fold hydrolase, which translates to MFDGFQTDTIRLDDSDVFVRYGGSGPVVVLLHGHPRTSSTWYRVAPALVDRGFTVVCPDLRGYGRSRGPAPSPDHAAHSKRAMAGDVREALRRLGIERFHLAGHDRGSYVAFRIAMDHPENVDRLALLDCIPISEHLRRITPGFATRWFHWFFFAQPDTPERVINADPDAWYAGTPDRLGEENHAEFRAATRDPDVVRAMLEDYRAGLTVDLADEEADRAAGRRIERPLLVAWSAGENLDDMGGDPVAVWEAWADDVRGPAVIPGDHHMAEEGPDELTDALAAFFGDPTG; encoded by the coding sequence GTGTTCGACGGTTTCCAGACCGACACTATCCGGCTCGACGACAGCGACGTCTTCGTACGGTACGGCGGCTCCGGACCCGTGGTGGTGCTCCTCCACGGCCATCCGAGGACGTCCTCGACCTGGTACCGCGTGGCGCCGGCGCTGGTCGATCGCGGCTTCACCGTGGTCTGCCCGGACCTTCGCGGGTACGGGCGATCCCGGGGGCCCGCACCGAGTCCTGACCATGCCGCACACTCCAAGCGTGCGATGGCCGGCGACGTGCGCGAGGCGCTGCGGCGGCTCGGGATCGAGCGGTTCCACCTGGCCGGTCACGACCGGGGCAGCTATGTGGCGTTCCGGATCGCGATGGATCATCCGGAGAACGTCGACAGGCTGGCGCTGCTCGACTGCATCCCGATCAGCGAGCACCTTCGGCGGATCACGCCCGGTTTCGCGACACGGTGGTTCCACTGGTTCTTCTTCGCGCAGCCGGACACCCCCGAACGGGTGATCAACGCCGATCCGGACGCCTGGTACGCGGGAACGCCCGACAGGCTGGGCGAGGAGAACCACGCCGAGTTCCGGGCCGCGACCCGCGACCCGGACGTCGTCCGGGCGATGCTCGAGGACTACCGCGCGGGCCTGACTGTCGACCTCGCCGACGAGGAGGCGGACCGGGCGGCCGGCCGACGGATCGAGCGTCCGCTGCTCGTCGCCTGGTCCGCCGGCGAGAACCTCGACGACATGGGCGGGGACCCGGTGGCGGTCTGGGAGGCATGGGCGGACGACGTCCGGGGACCGGCCGTCATCCCCGGCGACCATCACATGGCCGAGGAAGGGCCGGACGAGCTCACCGACGCGCTCGCCGCGTTCTTCGGCGACCCCACCGGCTAG
- a CDS encoding aldehyde dehydrogenase family protein — translation MTTTDLHNPADGSVLMTLDLLDADAVDDAVARARTAQRAWARLAPVERGQALRAFADAVRDHVEELARLEVANSGHPIGQARWEAGHVADVLTYYAAAPERLFGRQIPVAGGIDMTFAEPIGVIGVITPWNFPMTIASWGFAPALAAGNAVLVKPAEWTPLTTIRLGEIAVQAGLPDGLLQVLPGRGSVLGERLVTHPGVGKVVFTGSTATGARVMAAAAPTVTNVTLELGGKSANVVFADADLERAAATAPYGVFENAGQDCCARSRILVQESVYERFMELLEPAVAGVRVGDPADEATEMGPLVSRPHWEKVASYVPDDAPVAFRGSAPSGPGNWFAPTVLTPSSRTDRTVVEEIFGPVVTVLRFSDEADAIALANDTAYGLSGSIWTRDVSRAFRVARAVEAGNLSVNSHSSVRYATPFGGFKQSGIGRELGPDAPLAFTETKNVFVAVEDGPRSDQQSVAVEDAAQEESA, via the coding sequence ATGACCACGACGGACCTCCACAACCCCGCCGACGGCTCGGTGCTGATGACCCTCGACCTGCTGGACGCGGATGCCGTCGACGACGCCGTCGCCCGAGCCCGTACGGCGCAGCGGGCGTGGGCACGGCTGGCTCCGGTCGAGCGGGGCCAGGCCCTGCGCGCGTTCGCCGACGCCGTACGCGACCACGTCGAGGAGCTCGCGCGTCTGGAGGTCGCCAACAGCGGGCACCCGATCGGGCAGGCGCGCTGGGAGGCGGGCCACGTCGCCGACGTGCTCACCTACTACGCGGCCGCGCCCGAGCGGCTCTTCGGTCGCCAGATCCCGGTCGCCGGCGGCATCGACATGACCTTCGCGGAGCCGATCGGCGTCATCGGTGTGATCACCCCGTGGAACTTCCCGATGACGATCGCGTCGTGGGGGTTCGCCCCCGCGCTCGCCGCCGGCAACGCCGTGCTGGTCAAGCCTGCGGAGTGGACCCCGCTGACGACGATCCGGCTCGGCGAGATCGCTGTCCAGGCGGGGCTCCCGGACGGCCTCCTGCAGGTCCTGCCGGGTCGCGGGTCCGTCCTCGGCGAGCGCCTCGTCACGCATCCCGGGGTCGGCAAGGTCGTCTTCACCGGATCCACCGCCACCGGTGCACGCGTGATGGCCGCTGCCGCGCCGACGGTGACGAACGTGACCCTCGAGCTCGGCGGCAAGAGCGCCAACGTCGTGTTCGCCGACGCCGACCTCGAACGCGCCGCGGCCACTGCTCCGTACGGAGTGTTCGAGAACGCCGGCCAGGACTGCTGCGCCCGCAGCCGCATCCTCGTGCAGGAGTCGGTCTACGAGCGGTTCATGGAGCTGCTCGAGCCCGCGGTCGCCGGTGTCCGTGTCGGTGACCCGGCGGACGAGGCGACGGAGATGGGCCCGCTGGTGTCGCGCCCGCACTGGGAGAAGGTCGCCTCGTACGTGCCCGACGACGCTCCCGTCGCCTTCCGCGGCTCGGCACCCTCCGGTCCCGGCAACTGGTTCGCCCCGACGGTCCTGACTCCGTCCTCGCGCACCGACCGCACGGTCGTCGAGGAGATCTTCGGACCGGTCGTCACGGTGCTCCGGTTCAGTGACGAGGCCGACGCGATCGCGCTCGCGAACGACACGGCGTACGGGTTGTCGGGGTCGATCTGGACCCGCGACGTCTCGCGTGCCTTCCGCGTCGCGCGCGCGGTCGAGGCCGGGAACCTGTCCGTGAACTCGCACTCGTCGGTGCGGTACGCGACACCGTTCGGCGGGTTCAAGCAGTCCGGTATCGGCCGTGAGCTCGGGCCCGACGCGCCGCTCGCCTTCACCGAGACCAAGAACGTCTTCGTGGCCGTCGAAGACGGGCCAAGAAGCGACCAGCAGAGCGTGGCCGTCGAAGACGCAGCCCAGGAGGAGTCCGCATGA
- a CDS encoding energy-coupling factor transporter transmembrane component T: MPERRARRDLHPGAWWVWAIGLAVAASRTYEVVLLGLIIGVASLVVVARRPVAPWAMSFRLYLWLGALVIVIRVLFGVLLGGSSTGTVILDLPEIPLPSWADGIRILGPVTWETLQRSFAVGLQLAALIICVGAANSLANPRRLLKSLPPALYEVGAAVVVALTLFPQLAESIGRVRRARRLRGDSGRNIRALRSIVIPVMEDALDRSMQLAASMDARGYGRRGGVDRRTRAATGALLLVGLLGVCVGVYATADLTAPRLLAAPMLVAGFSVAGVGFWLSGRKVGHTRYRPDPWLGWEWFTALCGVVVAAGFSVSYVLDPVTLVVLVVAALPALLTPEPVSPYAALRTPAPTRTGQEVAA; encoded by the coding sequence GTGCCCGAGCGTCGTGCCCGGCGCGACCTGCACCCCGGAGCGTGGTGGGTGTGGGCGATCGGGCTCGCCGTCGCTGCCAGCCGGACGTACGAGGTCGTCCTGCTCGGCCTGATCATCGGGGTCGCGAGCCTGGTCGTGGTCGCTCGTCGTCCGGTGGCTCCGTGGGCGATGTCGTTCCGGCTCTACCTGTGGCTCGGTGCTCTCGTGATCGTGATCCGGGTGCTGTTCGGCGTGCTCCTCGGGGGGTCGTCGACCGGCACCGTGATCCTCGACCTGCCCGAGATCCCGCTGCCGTCGTGGGCCGACGGCATCCGGATCCTCGGACCGGTCACGTGGGAGACGCTGCAGCGCTCGTTCGCGGTCGGCCTGCAGCTGGCGGCGCTGATCATCTGCGTCGGAGCCGCGAACTCCCTCGCCAACCCGCGCCGGCTGCTCAAGTCGTTGCCGCCGGCCCTGTACGAGGTGGGCGCGGCCGTGGTCGTCGCGCTCACGCTGTTCCCTCAGCTGGCCGAGAGCATCGGCCGTGTCCGCCGGGCCAGGCGGCTCCGCGGTGACTCCGGACGCAACATCCGGGCGCTGCGGTCGATCGTGATCCCGGTGATGGAGGATGCGCTCGACCGCTCGATGCAGCTGGCCGCGTCGATGGACGCCCGCGGCTACGGGCGCCGCGGCGGTGTGGACCGGCGGACCCGCGCCGCGACCGGTGCGCTGCTGCTCGTCGGGCTCCTCGGGGTATGCGTCGGTGTGTACGCGACCGCCGACCTGACCGCGCCGCGTCTCCTGGCGGCCCCGATGCTCGTCGCCGGCTTCTCGGTCGCCGGCGTCGGGTTCTGGCTCTCGGGGCGCAAGGTCGGACACACCCGCTACCGACCCGACCCGTGGCTGGGGTGGGAGTGGTTCACCGCGCTCTGCGGTGTCGTCGTCGCCGCAGGGTTCTCCGTCTCGTACGTGCTCGACCCGGTGACGCTCGTCGTGCTGGTCGTGGCTGCGCTGCCGGCGCTGCTCACGCCCGAGCCTGTGTCGCCGTACGCCGCGCTGCGCACGCCCGCCCCCACCCGTACGGGGCAGGAGGTGGCCGCGTGA
- a CDS encoding FadR/GntR family transcriptional regulator, giving the protein MSTAPSDGIEDGRVEDALLRPVRTGNAFEDTVSRLLQTVRLGVIAPGESLPSERDLALRLGVSRDTVREAIRTLNDAGYVETRRGRYGGTFVVDDLPAPVHHGPARAPDFDLDDVLRLREILEVGAVRMAAARSLTAGERDTLWTRLQELTTAEPVDYRRLDSRLHLTLAEMAGSPSLLPLVADVRMKLNVFLDDIPLLPRNIGHSDEQHETLVVAVLTGDPDRAAAAMEEHLAGSAALLRGFLS; this is encoded by the coding sequence ATGAGCACCGCACCATCCGACGGGATCGAGGACGGCAGGGTGGAGGACGCGCTCCTGCGCCCCGTCCGGACCGGCAACGCCTTCGAGGACACCGTCTCCCGTCTGCTGCAGACGGTGCGCCTCGGCGTGATCGCCCCCGGCGAGTCGCTGCCGTCGGAGCGCGACCTCGCGCTGCGGCTCGGGGTCAGCCGCGACACGGTGCGGGAGGCGATCCGGACGCTGAACGACGCCGGCTACGTGGAGACACGACGGGGGCGGTACGGCGGCACGTTCGTGGTCGACGACCTGCCCGCGCCGGTGCACCACGGTCCGGCACGCGCACCCGACTTCGACCTCGACGACGTGCTCCGGCTCCGCGAGATCCTCGAGGTCGGCGCGGTCCGGATGGCGGCAGCGCGGTCCCTCACCGCCGGCGAGCGCGACACCCTCTGGACGCGGCTCCAGGAGCTCACCACCGCCGAGCCGGTCGACTACCGCAGGCTCGACTCGCGGCTCCACCTCACGCTCGCCGAGATGGCCGGTTCGCCGTCGCTGCTGCCGCTGGTGGCCGACGTCCGGATGAAGCTCAACGTCTTCCTGGACGACATCCCGCTGCTGCCGCGCAACATCGGCCACTCCGACGAGCAGCACGAGACGCTCGTCGTCGCCGTCCTCACCGGCGATCCCGATCGCGCTGCGGCGGCGATGGAGGAGCATCTCGCGGGGTCGGCGGCGCTGCTGCGTGGGTTCTTGAGCTGA